GGGGCTCACGGGGCTGCGCCAGAGCGGGCGGCTGGAGATCCTCCCCTACACCAGCGCCCGGGTCTCGCACCCGCTCCCGGCGCCGGGGAACCCGTTCGTGGAGAGCAACGATTTCGTGGGCTCGGCGGGCGCCGACCTCAAGGCGGGGCTCCCGGGCGGGCTCACGCTCTCTGCCACCATCAACCCCGACTTCGGCCAGGTGGAGGCGGACCCGGCGGTGGTGAACCTGTCGGCGTTCGAGAGCTTCTTCGAGGAGCGGCGGCCGTTCTTCGTGGAGGGGTCCGACATCTTCCAGTTCGGGCAGCTCAACTCCTTCAACACCTACGGCTTCACGCAGTTCTTCTACTCGCGCCGCGTGGGGCGGCAGCCGCAGGGCGGGGTGGGGGTCGACGGGGTGCTCTTCGCCGACGCCCCCGACGCCACCACCATCCTGGGCGCCGCCAAGGTGAGCGGGAAGGCGGGCCCCTGGTCGATCGGGGTGATGGACGCGCTCACCCAGCGCGAGGAGGCGCGCTACCTCGCCGAGGGCGACCTGCGCGGCGAGTTCCCGGTGGAGCCGCTCACCAACTACGTGGTGGGGCGGGTGCGGCGCGACTTCGGCCGCGGCGCCACGGTGGTGGGCGCGCTCTTCACCGGCGTCAACCGCGACATGGCCGGCGGCGAGTTCGACCCCTTCCTCCGCTCCAGCGCCTACGCGCTGGGGGTGGACGGGCAGCACGCGTGGCACAACCGCGAGTGGGCGCTCTCCGGCTACTACGCGCGCAGCCTGGTGAACGGCTCGGCCGCGGCGATCACCCGCGCGCAGAACTCCAGCGCGCGCTACTTCGCCCGCCCCGACGCCGACCACGTGGAGCTCGACCCCGCGCGCACGTCGCTCGGCGGGCACGTGGCGGGGGCGGCCCTCAGCCACACGGGGTCGTGGGACGGCTCGGTGGCGTGGCAGGAGGTGGGCCCCGGCTTCGAGACCAACGACATCGGCTTCATGACGCGGGCCGACTACCGGGCGCTCAGCACCTTCGCGGGGCGGCGGATGAACAGGCCCGGCAGGCTCTTCCGCAGCTACTCGTTCTACGGGTACACCAACCACACCTGGAACTTCGACGGCGACCCGATCTACGCCAGCTACAATGCGGGCGCCAACGCCACGCTCAAGAGCCTGTGGGGCTTCGGCCTGGGCGGCGGCTACAGCCCCGAGTACGTCAACGACCGGCTGACGCGCGGCGGTCCGCTGGGGATGGTGCCCTCGCAGTGGCGGATCAACGCGAACGCCTTCACCGACTCGCGCAAGCCGGTGTCGCTCTCGCTGAACCTGGGCTACCGCGAGGACACCTCGGGCGAGTTCGACCGGTCGGTGTTCCTGGGCGTGAGCTACCGCCCCAGCAGCTCGGTGCAGGTGAGCCTGGAGCCGAGCTTCGTGCGGCAGCGCGACACCGACCAGTGGATCGCCACCACCGACGACCCGGCGGCCACCGCCACCTTCGGGCGGCGCTACACCTTCGCCAGCGTCGACAACACCGAGTTCGCGGTGGGCACGCGGGTGGACTGGACCTTCTCGCCCACGCTGTCGCTGCAGATGTTCGCGCAGCCGTTCGTCTCCGACAACGACTTCTTCGGGTACAAGACGCTCCGCCGCGCGCGCAGCTTCGAGTTCGACCCGGCCGCGGTGGCGCAGGAAGACGACTTCAAGTTCCTCTCCCTGCGCGGCAGCGCGGTGCTGCGCTGGGAGTACCGCCCGGGCTCCACGCTCTTCTTCGTGTGGCAGCAGGACCGGAGCGGCGTGGACGACGAGGTGGGCTTCAGCTTCCGCGACGACCTGGACGGCGTCTTCGGCCAGCGCGCCAGCAACGTATTCCTGATCAAGGCCACCTACTGGCTGAACCGCTAGCGCCTCGCCCGCCCCTCTCCGCACCTCGGCGAGACCGCCGCCCCCGCGATCCCTGCGTCGCGGGGGCGGCGTCGTTTTGAAGACGCGTCCATTCAACAGCAATGCCTCACGCAGAGCAGCAGAGTCAGCAGAGGAACCCCCGCGGTTCTCTGCTGACTCTGCTCCTCTGCGTGAGAAAAAGCAGTTGTCGTTCGATCTTCCAAACGATCGGAGCCCGGCCGGTGTAGACAGCCGGTGCACCTTTCCCACGGAGGATCACGTCCGATGCCGACGTTTCGAATTCTGGCCGCGCTGACCGTCCTGGCTGTCCCCGCCCCCGCGCTCGCGCAGCACTCGCACGACCACGCGCATCCGGGCCCGGCGGCGGGCGGCGACTCGCCGGAGCTGCGGGCGCAGATCGAGGCGGTGCGGCGCGCGACGGAGCGCTACCGCGACCACGCCAACGCCGTGCGCGACGGCTATCGGCTCTTCGGGATGGAGGGGCCGCTGATGGGCGAGCACTGGTACCGCGCCGACCTGGTAAAGCAGCCGCTGGATCTCTCCCGTCCCTCGACGCTCCAGTACGCCACCATCGGCGGGCGGAAGGTGCTGGTGGGCGTGGCGTACACGCTCTACCGCCGCCCCGACGAGCCGTTGCCGGAGGGGTTCGCGGGAGACTCGGACCACTGGCACACGCACGACGTGGCGCGGCTGGCTAGGGCCGTCGTGGCCGACCGGCCGCTCCTGCGCGGGATCGTGAACCGCCGCATCGAGAGGGGGAAGGTGGGCGCGGGCGAGGGGCGCACCCTGCTCACCATGGTCCACGCCTGGATCTGGTCCGACAACCCGGACGGCACCTTCGCCCAGGAGCACCGCGCGCTCCCCTACCTGCGCGCCGGCCTCCCCGCCGAATGGGCCGCGGGCGCGGGGAAGGACGCCCCGCAGGGCGTCGCGCTGCTGGCGCCGGGCGCCTGCGCCGACGAGGTGAAGCGCACCGACCGCCTGGCGGGGCTCGGCGGCGCCCAGGAGCGCGA
This genomic interval from Longimicrobium sp. contains the following:
- a CDS encoding DUF5916 domain-containing protein, which codes for MYRRLLPLALLIAGAAAASPAAAQVQNQSQTAAAPAQASRTSSGEPARVLRAAPGAEIKVDGRLDEAAWATAPAATDFVQQSPNAGQPATERTEARVLFTADAIYVGMRMYDSRPDSILGQLTRRDQGSTSDGARVFIDSYNDKRTAFVFGLNPKGVKDDFLRFDDGSGIDFGWDAVWDGAAQTDSAGWVAEFRIPLSQLRFNASTVNGGGRWGVNFRRYIARRAETAFWSPVPPNASGFVSLFGELEGLTGLRQSGRLEILPYTSARVSHPLPAPGNPFVESNDFVGSAGADLKAGLPGGLTLSATINPDFGQVEADPAVVNLSAFESFFEERRPFFVEGSDIFQFGQLNSFNTYGFTQFFYSRRVGRQPQGGVGVDGVLFADAPDATTILGAAKVSGKAGPWSIGVMDALTQREEARYLAEGDLRGEFPVEPLTNYVVGRVRRDFGRGATVVGALFTGVNRDMAGGEFDPFLRSSAYALGVDGQHAWHNREWALSGYYARSLVNGSAAAITRAQNSSARYFARPDADHVELDPARTSLGGHVAGAALSHTGSWDGSVAWQEVGPGFETNDIGFMTRADYRALSTFAGRRMNRPGRLFRSYSFYGYTNHTWNFDGDPIYASYNAGANATLKSLWGFGLGGGYSPEYVNDRLTRGGPLGMVPSQWRINANAFTDSRKPVSLSLNLGYREDTSGEFDRSVFLGVSYRPSSSVQVSLEPSFVRQRDTDQWIATTDDPAATATFGRRYTFASVDNTEFAVGTRVDWTFSPTLSLQMFAQPFVSDNDFFGYKTLRRARSFEFDPAAVAQEDDFKFLSLRGSAVLRWEYRPGSTLFFVWQQDRSGVDDEVGFSFRDDLDGVFGQRASNVFLIKATYWLNR